CCATAAGGGTGAAGTAGACTGTGTCGAACCATCTTGCGAATTTAGGCTCTCGTCCCAATTGCACTACACTTACCCACAGAGCCATTCCGGCAACCATCCAGCCCCCAAAAAGAGGCGTGAGATACCATGGCGTAGGCGGGAGCACAGGACTTTCCTGAGGCATGCCAAAGGCATATCCGATACTCTTCACCAAAGGTGAGCCGTCAGGAAAAGCTATGAGAGGCAGCATCTCGCCGAGCATCGTCGGGGCAAACCTCTTCTCTCTTATGGTGATCGGCTTGTCGATCCCAGATCCGAGTGCCGTGTCGATACCGAACTGATACCATGGATAGGAGGCATGATGAAGTCTCATTACATCACGGAACGTAGCAAGACCCGCACCATAACCCTTTGCCATATCAAGGCTAAGAGTGTCACCTATCACCTGTTCTATAACATCCATAGGGCGTGTGGCGCAATTGTCATAGACATAGTTATAACGATAAACACGGTTCTCTGGTTTAATGTTCTCAATGACCAACCTGGTAACCTCTTCAGCCTGAACCGAATCAAGATCAATATCAGCCTTCAGAACATACCGTCCCTGACGTTTGTATGCATCTATGAAGCCATCGGCAGAACATGCAGCCGCCATATAATCGGTCTCTCCTTTGACGAAACGGTAAACAAAATTTGGCGAATTGAAATCGAACACCCCCCAATTGACCACGAATTTCCCATATTCAGGATGATCGATGAGCAGGCCGGCGTGCCCCTCAAGCTCATATATATTGCTGCCCGGACCACATATCAGCACCGATACCTCGGGAGCCTTGGCATGAGAGGAAAACACAGATACAAGCGAGCACAACAGAAACAATAGTCTTTTCATCTTTTATCCGAGCAGTCTTGTGATATAATCGTTGGATATTATGGCAAACACGCTCTTCCCATCAGGAGTAAGAGCCGGGGAGTGAGAACGGAACAGATCGCTGAGCAACCGCTCTATCTCATCAGGAGTGAGAGACTGACCTCGACGTATCGCCCCGCTGCGAGCCATGGTAAGAGCCACCTGCTCATGAAGAGCGGAGGCAAGGTCAAGCCCTGTCTCGGTCACAGATTCTATCATGCCGAGCACCATATCACGTGCAGAAGTGTCGATAAGCTGGGATGGCACACCGTCGATGCTCCATGAGTTCTCTCCACGATGAGTGATTACAAACCCCAGACGCGCCATGCTGGGGGCAATATCGGCAAGCACCGCACTCTGCGCCCCTGAAAGTTCAAGCACATCGGGAAACATAGTGGCCTGAGCTACAAACTCCTGCTCCTCAGCCTTCGACATGTAAGCGTCATAAAGCACTCTCATATGCGCCCTGTGCTGGTCAATCACCATGAGCCCGTCACGAGAAGTGGTGAGGATATAAGTGTCGCGATACTGGAACACATGACCTGTTGAAGCCATAGTGCCCGGCAGCAGTGACGGTTCGGACTTCTCAGCCGGAACATCATCCCCCACCCCGGGTGCAGCATCAGGTAGCGATGCGAGACCCTCGTCACGCTTGCGCATAAAGTCATCATAGAGTCTTGCCCAGTCAGTGGCTGCCGACCTGTGCATTCCACCCTCATGGCGAGGCCTGTACTCATCACGTGAGTATCCCGCCGCCGATCGAGTGCTTGCACTCTCCCGGGTATGCACCGTCTCCCGCGGACGAAAAGCATCAGCAATTTCAGCTCCGAAGATCTCAGCAGTCGAAGGTATCTGCTCCAAAAACGGATTATAACCGGGATCGACATCTATCTCCGGCATCCTCTCTGCCTCGGGATTGAACACCGGGATCTCCGGGACATCGGCCTCCCTGTCAAAATCGAGCGAAGGCCCGACGTTGAAACGTCCCAGCGAATCGCGTATGGCAGCTGTGAGTATCTGCCATATAGCCTGTTCATTCTCAAACTTTATCTCGCTCTTGGTAGGATGTATATTGACGTCGATAGTCTCGGGATCGACACGCAGATTGATGAAATAATTGGGCTGCGTATCTACCGGTATCAGGCGGTCATAACACTGCAATACTGCCTTGCGGAAATATGGGTGCTGCATATTGCGTCCGTTCACCATAAAGAACTGGAGCGGATTGCGCTTGCGGGCATTCTCAGGAAGCCCTATATATCCGCTGATACTCACTATTGACGTATCGGTCTCAATAGGGAGCAGCTGTTTGTCGAGATTCTTGCCGAACAGGTCACAGATCCTCTTCTTCAAAGGGGCGTGCATGAGCGAGTGAACAGTGGTGTCATTGCTCACAAGGGTAAAGTCCACTCCTATATTCACAAGAGCAAGACGCTCGAACTCCCTCATTATCGCACTCATCTCCACCGCATCCTTCTTCAAGAACTTACGGCGTGCCGGAACGTTGAAAAACAGATTCTTGACCATCATATTGGACCCCGGGACTCCCGCCTCGGGCTCCTGGCTCTCAACCCTGGAGCCGTTTATGACAATGCGCGTGCCGAGAGTCTCGCCACGGCGCATGGTGCGAAGCTCTACCTGAGCGATTGCTGCGATGGAAGCGAGAGCCTCACCACGAAACCCCATGGTGTTGAGTGTGAAAAGGTCGTCAGCCCTGGATATCTTGCTCGTAGCATGACGCTCAAATGCCATACGAGCATCCGTATCGCTCATCCCCGAACCATTGTCGATCACCTGTATGAGCGTGCGGCCGGCATCCTTAAGTATGATGGTAACAGAGTCGGCTCCGGCATCAATCGAGTTCTCTACAAGCTCCTTTATTACCGATGCCGGACGCTGTATCACCTCTCCGGCTGCTATCTGGTTAGCCACCGAGTCGGGAAGCTGTCGTATTATGTCATTCATTTTTTCTCCTCCTCTTCTTCAGGAATTACCGGAGTTTCGGCGGGAGAGGGGGATGCAGGTTGCTCGTCAGCAGGCTCCGACGGATCGCCGTCCGGAACTTCGGCAGGAGTCTCCTGTGTCGGCAAAGATTCTGATGAAACATCCGATGGCGGCACTGTATCTTGAACGGGAGCATCACCGGAAATCAATCCGGCGATCTTCGGGGCAGGCTTGCCCAAAGCCCGGCCTCGCAACGTTAGAGCCTCGGGGCTCATACGCCCGAGTATATTCTGCTTGGCGAGATCTGCCATCTCAGGAGGATAGTCAAACACCTCCGACGGCGACATAGGACGCAAAGGTGAGTACCACCTGAATTTCTCAAGAAAATAACTGTTACGTCTGGCAAGATACAATGGAGTTACTTTACCGGTTGTCTCAGGCCACATTATAAGACGGCTGATGTCACCGTTCTCGAAGTATGCATCCATGAAAGAACTTTCGGTAAAGGAGAACTTATTGTAGGTAGAATCATTCTCCATCGGGAACATTATAGTCTGCACATTTCCTTCGGCATATAGACGTCGTATGGTGGTATCAGCCATCCACACAGTCATATCCTTGGCTGTCATCTGATTGTAGCAATCCTCGGCAATGTGTTGCGACACCAGTCCGATTTCCGGCAAACGAGCCCAGTCGACAGTGGAATCATTCATATGCACCCATATGACATTGCCTACTATCTGCTTGTCGCCGTTCCACACAATAGGATTGTAATACATATATAATATGGAGTCCTGCTCCACCATGCTCATAGAGTCACATATGCCCTGTATGTCATTGCGGAAGAACCTTACACGATGGAAGGCATTGGTGACCTTGGTTGAATCGGGATTCATATATGCAGTGATGGTATCTCCATGCAGATATAATGTATCCTTGCCAGAATATTCCATGGCGAGAGCATTGCCTGTGACAAACGCACTGTCCTTCAGCTCGTCATAATAACCGTAATCGCCGAGTATGGACGACTGGTTGGCTGAGTCGGTGAGCACCATATTGCCGAACGCCTCGCCAAATCCGCTCTCGCGGTCATAGAAGAGCGTATCGCCTGTAAGAGTGTTGCCTCGCTTCGTGTGTATGAGCGAACGTTCATACAGGTCAGCTATACCTGTGCGCGTGTCGTAAAACCCTGATGTCGATGTAATCTCGCCATCCTTATTTACGATCAAAGTCTCACACATCAATTGGGCGATCGACGTATTGGTGTTGTAAGTCAGTGAATCGGTGTACATCTTCAGAGTGTCGTTCTGCCTTGGTCCGGTAAGATCGACATTCATATAGAAAAATGCATCCTTTGTGGCAGGATAATAGAAGCCCTGCTCCGACCGCAAAGTGTTCACTTTATCGTCAAGAGTTCCGCCTACCATATAGTAGCCGACATCCTGAGGAATATCGTAGAAGAACACTGGTGTTGTAAGAGTCACGTCACGGTTGATGAGACGCACATCCTTTCCGGGATATGCACGCAATTCCGCAATCTCGACAACTCCGTCATAGTACAGTTCGTCACCGTACACAAACAAGGTGTCGCCCTGCTCCATCCTCACATTCATGTATGCCTCAAGCGAGGAAGTCTCCTCATAGAACCGAGCCGAGTCGCAGTACATGAACATATCCCCCTTACGGAACTGCACATTTCCGATCAGCACCTGTGCATCAGAACCCCCAGGCTTTTCAAGCCGGTCGGCATACTCGATAAACACTTTACCGGGCTCGTGACGGTCAGCCTGAGGTATGGTAGGACGTATTATGGGCTTACGGTCTCGCCCGGAAACAGCTTTTCCGGAAGCAGCCGGAGCCTTTTCCGTCCTGTCGCCGGGTGTCTGGGCAAACATTGCCGGAAGCGATACAATCGCGATAGCCAATATTGCTGTTGCCGATGATTTCATCTTGGCGCAGTGAACTGAATTACTTCGAAGCCTTTATCCAGCCTTTATGGGTGAATTCGCAGTCACGCCAGCCATCTTCAATCCGGGTGTAGGTCTCGGCAATTTTCTTTTCAAGCCATTTTTTTAGTACTTCTGTCTGCTGAGCCTGCTCATACATACCCTTGATCAGCTGAAAGTCGTCCGAAAGGTTGGCACGGTGCCCCTCTATGCGGTTGGAGAGCTTCACAAGCGCGACTATATCCTGATTGGTCTTAGGGTCCTTCATTATGAAGGCATCCGAGATGTCGCCGGGCGTCATATCATTGACCACCTTGGCTATCTCCTGAGGCAGATCCGACATCTCGAATCGCGATGTGCTGTGATTGCTCGACATAGAGTTGGTGTTGACCATAACGCCACGGTTGTTGCGGGTATCCTTATCATGCGACAAAGCGGCTACAGCCTCCTCAAACGGTATATTATTAGTAATAATATCCTTACGGAGAGAGTCGAGGCGTACCACAGCCTCCTCAAGATCCTTCTCTGCGACACGCGGACGCAAAAGGATGTGACGCACATTCACACGGTCGCCACGCTTCTCTATAAGCTGTATTATATGGTAGCCATACTCTGTCTCTACGATTTTCGATACTTTTTTCGGGTCATTGAGATTGAATGCCACAGCAGTGAATTCAGGCACATACTGCGCACGTCCGGCAAATCCGAGTTCTCCGCCACGCGCCGCCGACACAGGGTCCTCGCTATACAGGATGGCAAGTGTCGAAAATTCGCTCTCACCCTTGTTGACACGTTCGGCATAGTCGCGCAAGCGCGCCTTTACATTCTCGATCTCCTCGCGCGGGACGGCAGGAGCGGCGGTAAGTATCTGAACCTCGACCGTACGCGGCACGAAAGGTATCGAATCCTCAGGTAGCTTGTCGAAATAACGGCGCACATCCGAAGGTGTCGCCTTTATCCCTTTGACAAGGCTTGCCTGAACCTGCTGCACACGCGACCGGTTGGAGATGGCTTCGCGCAGAAAATCCCGGATCGATGCCATAGGCTTGTTGAACATCTGCTCCACCTTATCCTGTGAGCCAAGCTGAGCCACATAATTATTTATGGTCTGCTCCACCTGCTGCATTATCATCCCTTCTGACACCTCGATAGTGTCGAGGTCAGCCTGATGCAGATACAGCTTCTCTATGGCAAGCTGTTCTGGGATAACGCAATACGGATCTCCATTGATAGGGGCCTTTTCATATAGCATACTCTGGTAGGCTTCCTCGATATCCGATTTCCATATCGGCTGGTCGCCGACAACCCATGCCACTTCCTCGGCTGAATTGTCGATAGCTGCCACAGCATACGCTATGCCCATCACAGAGGCTATACACGCTAATACTATATTCTTGATTTTCACGTGAAATCTTGTTAAATGGTTTATTAAATTGCAATTCAGCCCCAAAGTTACAAAAAAATGTCGGTTTTTTGAAAAATCTTGCTAACGTAAAATATTTTTTATATTTTTGGTGAGACAAAATATTGACCGAATCCCGACAACATCTACCTATATGTCTGATATAAAAGCTTGTGACAACAACAGGACCGGCACTCAGGCCCCTCCGTTCGTAATCACTGTAGGAAGGCAGTTCGGCAGCGGAGGACGTGAACTTGCACGCGCCCTTGCTGATGAACTGGATATAGCCTACTATGACAAAGAACTACTTGCCGAATCGGCAAAACTCTCAGGAATAGAACCTGAATTCTTTGAGCAGAAGGACGAGCGTTTCCCATCATTCCTTCATGGTATTTTCTCTTTCACAATGGGGGTGACACCTATGTGCTACTACACCGGCGGAGGCTCCATCACCGATGATTCGTTATACAAGGCTGTAAGCGACTTCATCACTTCCGAAGCGGAAAAGAGGTCATTTGTGGTTGTTGGCAGGACTGCCGACTACATCCTGCGCAATCATCCAAGAGTTGTCAACATATTCCTCCACGCGCCGATGGAGGAGTGTGTGAAGCGCATCACTTCGCGTGCCGACGCTCTCACCCCCGAAAAGGCTGAGGCGATGGCAAAACGCACTAACCGATGGAGAGCGGACTACTATAACTTCTTCACCGACAAGAAATGGGGAGACTCATCAAGCTACGACCTTACTATCGACACATCCCTCATGCCATTTGATAAGATCGTGGAGCTGATAAAGACCTACCTGCGGCTAAGAGGGATAATCTAAGATAATATAAGACCTGAAGCAATAAAAATCTCCTGCAATATGTTGCGGAAGTAAAAAAAACTCCGTACCTTTGCGCTGCAATCAGGATCAAACATCCGGCGGTAATGCACGGACATACCGAATCCACATTGCATCGGGGCGTAGCGCAGTCCGGTAGCGCACCTGGTTTGGGACCAGGTGGTCGCAGGTTCGAATCCTGTCACCCCGACAATCAGCGAGGCTTGCAATTTTTTGATTGCAAGCCTCGCTGATTTTTTCAAAAAATCAGCAACTCCAATGGAAATATTTGACAAAACAACAATTATGTTGTAAATTTACCAACAAATTCTTATTGTTTCAATATTCCATACCCACCAACAACATATGCACAATAACTGCTCGGACAATACCCATAAGGCTCATGACTCTGGTCACGAATCCGACATAACAGAGCGACTACGATATATAATGCAGCAAAAGCACCTGACTCAGCGCAAATTAGCCCACATGCTCAGGCTTGACCCATCCAACCTCTCCAAAGTGATGACAGGAAAACTGCCATTTACCGAAGGTCTGATCAACCGTATTGTGGTCGACCTGGGGATATCAAAGCCATGGCTCCGCGACGGGGCAGGCGTACCATATGACAAACCAGCCTTGACCCATGAGATAGCCGTGAGTGCAGAAAGCATGCAACCTGTCAACAACTCACCGGGAGGAGTGCCGGTATATGACATAGATGTCACGGCAGGATGCAGAAATCTTGAACAGATATTCAGCGAGACTCACCCCATAGGAATGGTCAACATTCCTCAACTCCCGCCCGACTCGCATCTGGTCAAGGTGAGAGGCGATAGCATGAGCCCGCGCATCAATAACGGCGGATATGTAGCGATCCGTCCCATACGTGATCCGCGCAACATATTCTGGGGACAGATATATGTAGTGCAATTGGACGAATACAGGCTTATTAAATATATACGCCGCCATAACGACCCTGACATGGTAATCCTCCATAGCGACAATCCTGCCTACGACGACATGGATGTGGACCGCCGTGATATCCGCGCGCTCTACATCGTAGAGGCGATCCTCAACTATGAAGTAAGTTAAATGATGGGCAACAAAAACTTTTTTGCTGTCCCTTCCAGACTCATGATAACGCCTGAAGAACCAAACTGGCAGCGGAAATGTTTGGGCATAAATAAGAATGTTAGTAAATTTGTCAACAAATTAGGAAAATAATATAATTATGAGCGATATATTACTTGAAGTGCGCGACCTTCATGCGTCCGTGGAAGGGAAAGAGATACTCAAAGGTGTCAATCTCACCATCCGCGAAGGTGAGGTCCACGCCATAATGGGCCCCAACGGTTCGGGCAAGAGCACCCTGTCGGGAGTTCTCGCAGGCAATCCTGCCTACACCGTCACAGCTGGAGAAGCAAGCCTGCACGGAGTGGAACTGCTGAATCTTCCACCCGAAACCCGCAGCCACGAAGGTCTGTTCCTGTCATTCCAGTATCCGGTGGAGATACCCGGAGTATCGATGGTCAATTTCATGCGTGCCGCAGTGAACGCAAAGCGCAAATACCTCAATCAAGAACCTCTCAGCGCAAGCGAATTCCTCAAACTCATGCGCCAGAAACGCGAGATCGTGGAGCTTGACAACAAGCTCGCATCCCGCTCGGTCAACGAAGGATTCTCAGGAGGAGAGAAGAAACGTAACGAGATATTCCAGATGGCGGTCCTTGAACCTCGCCTCGCAATTCTGGACGAGACCGACTCCGGGCTTGACATCGACGCCCTGAGAGTAGTGGCAGGAGGAGTCAACAAACTAAAGACCTCCAAGAACGCTACAATCGTGATCACACACTACCAGCGACTTCTCGATTATATCAAACCCGACTTCGTGCATATCCTCTACAAAGGACGCATCGTAAAGACCGGCGGCCCCGAGCTCGCACTCGAACTTGAGGAACGCGGATATGACTGGATCAAGGAGGAAAACAAGGATTAACATGAACGCACTCACACAATATATCGATCTCTACGACTCCGCCCGCCAGGCAATACACGCATCAGGAGGTGATCCCCTCAACTCTATGCGTGATGGATGCCGCAGAATCCTCGGGATGGATGGAGCCGGACTCCCGACAAAACATACCGAGGGTTTTGAAAAGACTTCGATAGAGGATATGTTTGCGCCGGATTACGGCGTGAACGTCAACCGCATAGGCATACCTGTCGACATCGCTGCCACATTCCGCTGCGATGTCCCCAATCTTTCCACTCTCCAGGCCACAGTGGTCAATGACAAGTTCATCCCATCAGCCGGGCTTGACGACAAACTGCCTTCAGGGATCAGATTCATGTCACTCGCACATGCTTCAAAAGAGATGCCCGATGTGGTGTCACGCTATTACGGCTCTGCCGCAACACTTGGAGATGAATCAGTGGCTCTCAACACTATGATGGTGCAGGACGGAGTGTTCATCCACATACCTCGCGGTGTGCGGTCCGACAAGGCATTACAGCTTGTCAACATCTTCTCCTCCCCCACCCCGCTCGCCGCATTCCGTCGCGTGCTGATTGTAGCGGAGGAGGATTCCGAGCTAAAGCTCCTTGTGTGCGACCACACCCAGGACCGCACCCAAAGCTATCTGGCATCACAGGTCATCGAGATTATCGCCGGACGAAACGCATGCCTGGAGATGTGCATGATAGAGGAATCGTCACAACTCACATCACGTTACTCACGCATGTTTGTAAAGCAGGAGCAGGGAAGCAATGTCACCATCAACAACACCACTCTCACCTGTGGGACATCACGCAACGATTTTGATGTAGAGCTTGCCGGAGAGCACTGCGAATGCCACCTGAGCGGCATGGCTATCGGAAGCGGACACATGCACATAGACAATGACACTTCAGTGTTCCACCGCGCCCCTCGATGCAAGAGCAACCAGCTGTTCAAATATGTGCTCGACGAAGAGTCGGACGGAGCCTTCGAAGGTAGCATCACAGTCACACCCTCAGCACCCTACACCGAAGCCTACCAGAGCAACCGCAACATTCTGGCAAGCGGATCGGCCCGTATGCACTGCAAACCACAGCTCATCATCAACAACGACGAGGTGAAATGCAGCCATGGAGCCACAACAGGGCAGATCGACGAGGACGCACTCTTCTACATGCGCTCACGCGGCATTTCCGAGGAAGAGGGTCGACGCATGCTCATGCAGGCATTCATGATCGATGTCATCGACACTGTGCGCATCCCGGGGCTACAGGACAGGCTGCGCCACCTTGTTGACCGACGTTTCTCAGGCTCGCTCGGCAATTGCGAGACATGCCGTACCATTTAGCGGAATTGATCATGGATATCGACAAGATTCGTTCGGAATTCCCGATACTTGCCCGGAAGCTTTACAACCGTCCGCTGGTCTATCTCGACAACACCGCCACATCACAGACCCCCGACATCGTGGTCAATGAAATAGTCAGGGACTACACCACGACAAAGGCCAATGTGCACCGCGGTGTGCACACTCTGTCGCAGGAAGCGACCGATCTTCAGGAGACAGCGCGTGTCCGCATCAAAGAGTGGATCAACGCACGAAGCACAAGCGAAGTGATATTCACCCGAGGCACCACCGAGTCACTCAACCTTGTGGCATCCTCATTCGGCGGCATGATGCTGAATGAGGGCGACGAGCTTATTCTGACCGTGATGGAGCATCATGCCAACATCGTGCCGTGGCAGCTTCTCCGCGACCGCATAGGATTCAGTATCAAGGTTGTCACCATCAACCATAGAGGCGAGCTTGACCTCGACGCATATCGTTCGATGTTCAACGAGCGCACAAAGCTTGTGAGCGTGTGCCACGCATCCAACGTGCTCGGAACAATCAATCCGGTCAAGGCTATGATAGCCGAGGCGCATAGCCACGGTGTGCCGGTTGTGATCGACGGCGCGCAAGCCACTCCGCATTTCCGCATTGACGTGCAGGACCTCGACGCGGATTTCTATGCATTTTCAGCCCACAAAATGTACGGTCCCACAGGTGTGGGCGTGCTCTACGGCAAAGAAAAATGGCTTGAGAAAATGCCTCCCTATCAAGGCGGCGGAGAGATGATCGAATCTGTATCGTTCGAAAAGACAACTTTTGCCGAACTTCCATACAAATTCGAGGCAGGCACCCCCGACTTCATAGGAATCTCCGCTCTATCCAAAGCCATCGACTTCCTACAGAGAACAGGCATAGAGAACATCGCCGCACACGAGCACAAGCTTCTCGAATACACCACCAGGCGAATGCTTGATGAAATCCCCGATGTAAGGATATTCGGCGAGGCATCCGACAAATGCGCCATAATATCATTCCTCGTAGGCAACATACACCATTACGACATGGGAATGCTCCTTGACAAGCTCGGAGTCGCGGTACGCACAGGACACCACTGCGCACAACCGCTTATGACTCATTTCGGAATGGAGGGTGTGGCACGCGCATCATTCGCCGTATACAATACATTTGAGGAATGCGATGCATTCCTCGACGCCCTAAAGCGGGTGACTGCAATACTACAATAGCATCAATTACATAGCTATCGCAATTACACAGTCGGCATTGATTATTTGTCAATGCCGACTGTGTAATTATCAATTAATTTACTTAAGCTGCGTCAGCCATTGGCAATAGCCGATTCGATAGGTTGCGACCGCACAGTCAGGGATTTCTACCTTACATCGATATGCCTTAACGAACTGGAGCATACCTATGTCCCATTCCAGGAAGAAAGATTGAAATTCATAATGAATGAACTCTCGCTCCCGATTGCAAAAAAGCGTGTGATGGAAGCAAACGACAAATGCATAGCCCTGATGAACAGAAATATCGATAACTCCCTAAGCATTAAGCCATCATCGGACTTTGAAAACATGAGTGACGGAGAGAAGATATTCAGCAAAATTATCGAACCTTACCGTGGTAAAATAATTCTCACGGACATATGGGGCATATGGTGCGGTCCATGCGTACAGGCACTGAAAAACTCCAAAGAGGAATTCGAGCGTCTGAAACCGTATGACATAATATACCTGTATCTTGCAAACAACAGCCGGGAAGACGGCTGGAAGAACATAATAAAGGAAAATGATCTCATAGGGGACAATATCGTGCATTACAATCTTCCGGACGACCAACAGAAAGCCATTGAAAGCTACTTAGGTGTGCATTCATACCCCACTTACAGACTTATTGACCAGGAGGGTAATATCATAAATCTCAATGTCGACCCAAGAAATCTCGACACTATTGAGAATATAATAAAACAGATCTATAAGAAATGAATCATCCCGGATTTCGAGGTGTCAAAACATCATCCGGACAAGCATCCATGTGAGACGTCCGAACCATAGATTATGCCGGTAAATCATACGCATCCTGCGGGGATGGCGTGTGCGTGACATCACTGCATCATACACCCCCGAGGCGAGACGCTGAGACCTGTCACGGCAAGCATCCTCCGCCACACGAGCCTCGCGCGCATACTGCGCCGCAAGGATCATAGCCCGCGCATCGAGCCAGTCAAGCATCTGCCGCCTTCGGGAGTCATCATCCGGCAACACCAGGAATAAAGACCTTATGGCATCAAGAGACCTCTCCCACCGTTCAGGATGATCACTGAAACGGAGCCCAGATATGGATTGCTCCTGCTGATATGTGATGACCGAAGGTTCGCCGTGCAACTTCACTACAGAGGCACTGTCGGCACTTAGAATGAGCCTCACTCCGAGCTCGAAATCATTCCATCCAGGCAGAGACTCATTCCATCCGCCTGCATTTCGGAACAGGGCTGTCCTGGCAATATAACGCTGAGTGGAAAGCGAGCCCCGAAACAGATGATGGAACATCACATCCCCGCCATCCATAAAATATAGCCTGCGAGCTGAACCGTCAAGGAAGCGAGTGATTATATCTCGCCCTATTATAGCAGCCTCAGGATAAGCATCAACAGCCTCGGCGAAATCAGCGATATGCGTCCGCAGCATTACATCGTCCGAGTCAAAGAACATGGTCCATTCCGTATCCACTTCTTTCAGCCCACGGTTGCGCGCGGCACAAGCTCCGGGGTTCGGCTCCGTGACAACTGACACATGGCTCTTTCCCTTAGCCCACTCACAGGCTATCCCAAGCGACGAATCGGTAGAGTTATTGTCGACAATCACCACCCTCTCCGGAGCCATAGTCTGCGCGTCAATACTCGCGAGAGTACGCCCAAGGGTGTGAGCCCGATTGTACACCGGAATCACTATGGAAACGTGAGCTGGCATAAAAAGTATTTTTATCAGTTACGCTTGCGGTTGTTCCTCACCGAGCGTGTGGCTGTGGAGCGTGACTTTACAGCCTTGGGTTTCTTCACCTTGGCAGGCTTGCTTTTTGAAGCAGC
The sequence above is drawn from the Duncaniella freteri genome and encodes:
- a CDS encoding glycosyltransferase family A protein encodes the protein MPAHVSIVIPVYNRAHTLGRTLASIDAQTMAPERVVIVDNNSTDSSLGIACEWAKGKSHVSVVTEPNPGACAARNRGLKEVDTEWTMFFDSDDVMLRTHIADFAEAVDAYPEAAIIGRDIITRFLDGSARRLYFMDGGDVMFHHLFRGSLSTQRYIARTALFRNAGGWNESLPGWNDFELGVRLILSADSASVVKLHGEPSVITYQQEQSISGLRFSDHPERWERSLDAIRSLFLVLPDDDSRRRQMLDWLDARAMILAAQYAREARVAEDACRDRSQRLASGVYDAVMSRTRHPRRMRMIYRHNLWFGRLTWMLVRMMF
- a CDS encoding aminotransferase class V-fold PLP-dependent enzyme yields the protein MDIDKIRSEFPILARKLYNRPLVYLDNTATSQTPDIVVNEIVRDYTTTKANVHRGVHTLSQEATDLQETARVRIKEWINARSTSEVIFTRGTTESLNLVASSFGGMMLNEGDELILTVMEHHANIVPWQLLRDRIGFSIKVVTINHRGELDLDAYRSMFNERTKLVSVCHASNVLGTINPVKAMIAEAHSHGVPVVIDGAQATPHFRIDVQDLDADFYAFSAHKMYGPTGVGVLYGKEKWLEKMPPYQGGGEMIESVSFEKTTFAELPYKFEAGTPDFIGISALSKAIDFLQRTGIENIAAHEHKLLEYTTRRMLDEIPDVRIFGEASDKCAIISFLVGNIHHYDMGMLLDKLGVAVRTGHHCAQPLMTHFGMEGVARASFAVYNTFEECDAFLDALKRVTAILQ
- the sufD gene encoding Fe-S cluster assembly protein SufD; the encoded protein is MNALTQYIDLYDSARQAIHASGGDPLNSMRDGCRRILGMDGAGLPTKHTEGFEKTSIEDMFAPDYGVNVNRIGIPVDIAATFRCDVPNLSTLQATVVNDKFIPSAGLDDKLPSGIRFMSLAHASKEMPDVVSRYYGSAATLGDESVALNTMMVQDGVFIHIPRGVRSDKALQLVNIFSSPTPLAAFRRVLIVAEEDSELKLLVCDHTQDRTQSYLASQVIEIIAGRNACLEMCMIEESSQLTSRYSRMFVKQEQGSNVTINNTTLTCGTSRNDFDVELAGEHCECHLSGMAIGSGHMHIDNDTSVFHRAPRCKSNQLFKYVLDEESDGAFEGSITVTPSAPYTEAYQSNRNILASGSARMHCKPQLIINNDEVKCSHGATTGQIDEDALFYMRSRGISEEEGRRMLMQAFMIDVIDTVRIPGLQDRLRHLVDRRFSGSLGNCETCRTI
- a CDS encoding XRE family transcriptional regulator, giving the protein MHNNCSDNTHKAHDSGHESDITERLRYIMQQKHLTQRKLAHMLRLDPSNLSKVMTGKLPFTEGLINRIVVDLGISKPWLRDGAGVPYDKPALTHEIAVSAESMQPVNNSPGGVPVYDIDVTAGCRNLEQIFSETHPIGMVNIPQLPPDSHLVKVRGDSMSPRINNGGYVAIRPIRDPRNIFWGQIYVVQLDEYRLIKYIRRHNDPDMVILHSDNPAYDDMDVDRRDIRALYIVEAILNYEVS
- a CDS encoding TlpA family protein disulfide reductase translates to MAIADSIGCDRTVRDFYLTSICLNELEHTYVPFQEERLKFIMNELSLPIAKKRVMEANDKCIALMNRNIDNSLSIKPSSDFENMSDGEKIFSKIIEPYRGKIILTDIWGIWCGPCVQALKNSKEEFERLKPYDIIYLYLANNSREDGWKNIIKENDLIGDNIVHYNLPDDQQKAIESYLGVHSYPTYRLIDQEGNIINLNVDPRNLDTIENIIKQIYKK
- the sufC gene encoding Fe-S cluster assembly ATPase SufC, which encodes MSDILLEVRDLHASVEGKEILKGVNLTIREGEVHAIMGPNGSGKSTLSGVLAGNPAYTVTAGEASLHGVELLNLPPETRSHEGLFLSFQYPVEIPGVSMVNFMRAAVNAKRKYLNQEPLSASEFLKLMRQKREIVELDNKLASRSVNEGFSGGEKKRNEIFQMAVLEPRLAILDETDSGLDIDALRVVAGGVNKLKTSKNATIVITHYQRLLDYIKPDFVHILYKGRIVKTGGPELALELEERGYDWIKEENKD